From one Lotus japonicus ecotype B-129 chromosome 3, LjGifu_v1.2 genomic stretch:
- the LOC130747959 gene encoding beta-fructofuranosidase, soluble isoenzyme I-like isoform X2 has translation MGWYHLFYQYNPDSAVWGNITWAHAVSRDLIQWLYLPIALFPDSWFDINGVWSGSATLLPDGKIMMLYTGDTNQHVQVQNLAYPANLSDPLLLDWVKHAGNPILAPPLGIGSKDFRDPTTAWIGPDEKWRVIVGSKVNRTGLSLVYKTKDFTHFELNDHYLHQVPGTGMWECVDFYPVSINKLNGLDTSVNGPGVKHVLKASLDDTKEDYFSLGTYFIENDTWVPDTPNADVGIGLKLDYGRYYASKTFYDQHKQRRILWGWINESDSETADLKKGWASLQTIPRTVVFDQKTGTNLLQWPVEEVESLRLSNAIFEGIVVKPGSVVPLDIGPATQLDIFAEFEIELLASEGVEKDVGCGGGAHERSALGPFGILAIADDQLSELTPIYFRLSSTAIGTSTTFFCVDETRSSKAPDVSKLVHGSKVPVLSDERLSMRILVDHSIIESFGQGGRTVISSRVYPTEAIYGAARLFLFNNATGINIKVSLTVWQLNSAFIRPFPFDQSQ, from the exons ATGGGATGGTACCATCTATTTTACCAATACAATCCTGATTCAGCTGTGTGGGGAAACATAACATGGGCTCATGCTGTATCCAGGGATTTGATCCAATGGCTCTACCTTCCCATTGCCTTGTTTCCAGATAGCTGGTTTGACATCAATGGTGTATGGTCAGGATCCGCCACCCTTTTGCCAGATGGCAAAATCATGATGCTCTACACAGGAGACACTAATCAACACGTGCAGGTGCAAAATCTCGCGTACCCCGCCAACCTATCTGATCCCCTCCTCCTTGATTGGGTCAAACATGCGGGTAACCCAATTTTAGCACCTCCACTGGGCATTGGTTCAAAGGATTTTCGTGACCCAACAACTGCATGGATCGGGCCAGATGAGAAATGGAGGGTCATTGTTGGGTCAAAGGTCAACAGAACAGGCCTTTCATTGGTTTATAAAACCAAAGATTTCACCCATTTTGAGCTCAATGACCACTATTTGCATCAAGTTCCGGGTACAGGTATGTGGGAGTGTGTGGACTTTTACCCAGTTTCGATAAACAAGCTGAATGGTTTGGACACATCGGTGAATGGTCCAGGAGTGAAGCATGTGTTAAAGGCTAGTTTGGATGACACTAAGGAGGATTATTTTTCACTTGGAACTTATTTCATTGAAAATGATACATGGGTGCCCGATACCCCGAATGCGGATGTGGGTATCGGGTTGAAGTTGGATTATGGGAGATACTATGCTTCAAAGACATTTTATGACCAACACAAACAGAGAAGGATCCTTTGGGGATGGATTAATGAATCAGATAGTGAAACCGCTGACTTAAAAAAGGGTTGGGCGTCTCTTCAG ACAATTCCAAGAACAGTGGTGTTTGACCAGAAGACTGGAACTAATTTGCTTCAGTGGCCAGTGGAAGAAGTTGAGAGTTTAAGACTAAGCAATGCTATATTTGAAGGAATTGTTGTTAAACCTGGCTCAGTTGTGCCATTGGACATAGGCCCAGCAACACAG ttgGACATATTTGCTGAATTTGAAATCGAATTGCTGGCATCCGAAGGGGTTGAAAAGGATGTAGGATGCGGAGGAGGAGCTCATGAGAGAAGTGCATTGGGACCATTTGGCATTCTGGCTATTGCAGATGACCAACTTTCTGAACTCACACCAATTTATTTCCGCCTTTCTAGCACTGCCATTGGAACTTCAACCACTTTCTTCTGTGTTGATGAGACTAG GTCATCAAAAGCTCCTGATGTATCAAAGCTTGTTCATGGAAGCAAAGTTCCAGTCCTCAGTGATGAAAGATTATCAATGAGGATATTG GTGGACCATTCAATCATTGAGAGCTTTGGGCAAGGAGGGAGAACTGTTATCTCATCTAGAGTTTATCCAACAGAGGCAATATATGGAGCTGCAAGATTATTTCTCTTCAACAATGCAACAGGCATAAACATCAAGGTCTCGCTCACAGTTTGGCAATTGAACTCTGCTTTTATACGCCCCTTTCCCTTTGATCAGAGTCAATGA